GTAGCCGGAAAGTTTGTTGCTGCCTGGATCATTGTGGCCATATCTCTCTTCCTCACCTTTCCCATGATATTCACCGTTACCTATCTGGGCGAACCGGACATGGGCGTCATCATCACCGGTTATATGGGAAGCCTTTTAATGGCAGGCGCCTATCTTGCCATAGGAAGCTGCTTTTCAGCGCTTGTAAAAAGCCAGGTAGTGAGTTTCATCATTAGCGTCGTCACCATTTTTCTTCTCATGGTTGCAGGCATGGCCTCTCTCTGGATGCCCTCTTTTATTCCCTCACTGGCATCAGATGCGCTGGGAACCTTAAGTCTTCTCAATCATTTCGATTCAATCCAGAGAGGTGTTATCGATTTGAGAGATCTTATTTATTACACCACAATCATCATTTTTTCC
The Deltaproteobacteria bacterium DNA segment above includes these coding regions:
- a CDS encoding ABC transporter permease subunit, producing MTKGFITILKRELASYFATPVAYVFIIIFLVMAGFLTFNIGNFFETHQADLRPFFSWHPWLYLFFVPAVAMRLWTEERRSGTIELLLTMPVSMIDAVAGKFVAAWIIVAISLFLTFPMIFTVTYLGEPDMGVIITGYMGSLLMAGAYLAIGSCFSALVKSQVVSFIISVVTIFLLMVAGMASLWMPSFIPSLASDALGTLSLLNHFDSIQRGVIDLRDLIYYTTIIIFSLVISSLIIEEKKAI